One window of the Granulicella arctica genome contains the following:
- a CDS encoding TIGR03435 family protein — MRRFFAMVVIGCSLAAAGQEPSNTQVFDAFEVATVKPVDPDAKSGRFFRMDGTHRWVATNFTLKALIALGYDMNPRTISGGPQWMDSRHFTIEAITPGEVAPTRLEQTQMLRALLLERFGLKFHRQDQEMAIYALSVAKGGAKLKVAAIPDDPPKIIGVVYPDRIEVPAHSVTMDDFVAMLQRATLDRPTVNRTGLTVKYDFNLKFAQDQTQYGGEVPKAPDDAQNPPLFTAIQEQLGLKLEATRGRVSTMIVDEAMNPRVD, encoded by the coding sequence ATGAGGCGGTTCTTCGCGATGGTTGTGATTGGATGCTCTCTGGCCGCGGCTGGGCAGGAGCCGAGCAATACACAAGTGTTCGACGCGTTTGAAGTGGCGACGGTGAAGCCCGTAGATCCGGATGCGAAGTCCGGACGATTTTTCCGGATGGATGGGACGCACCGATGGGTAGCGACAAACTTTACGCTGAAAGCCCTGATAGCCCTGGGATATGACATGAATCCGCGAACAATTTCGGGCGGACCACAGTGGATGGACTCACGACACTTTACCATCGAAGCGATAACGCCGGGAGAGGTTGCGCCGACGCGGCTGGAACAAACGCAGATGCTGCGGGCGCTGCTGTTGGAGAGGTTCGGACTGAAGTTTCATCGTCAAGACCAGGAGATGGCAATTTATGCGCTGAGCGTGGCAAAGGGCGGCGCAAAGTTGAAGGTCGCAGCGATTCCGGACGACCCACCAAAGATTATTGGAGTGGTGTATCCGGACCGGATCGAGGTTCCGGCGCATAGCGTCACGATGGACGACTTTGTTGCGATGCTGCAGCGGGCGACATTGGACAGGCCTACGGTGAACCGGACGGGTCTCACCGTGAAGTACGATTTCAATTTGAAGTTCGCGCAGGATCAAACGCAGTATGGAGGCGAGGTGCCGAAGGCTCCGGACGACGCACAGAATCCGCCGCTGTTTACTGCGATTCAAGAACAACTAGGCCTGAAGCTTGAGGCGACGCGGGGTAGGGTGTCGACGATGATAGTAGATGAGGCCATGAACCCGCGAGTAGATTAG
- a CDS encoding carboxypeptidase-like regulatory domain-containing protein: MRRSLRGIMLFAALFVVPAIIYAQTTASVNGTISDPSDAVIPGAIILLANASTGVHYEVKSDAAGSYRFANVPPGPGYSMQFSAQGFSPLKVNDIYVNVANSRLQNAKLSPGTATVEVQVVDTSDVTLNTTDGSVGNNFQISKLQDLPVYDRSSPGVLFTLQPGITSSGATTGARTDQNNVTVDGLDVNDAYNGGFAIITSGAPVDSIQEFRGTTAGFTAANGPGSGGQFQLVTRSGTNQWHGNINEYHRDNSTTANNWFNANAGVPQPELVQNQFGGSVGGPILHDKLFFFFNFLGSRIAQQSAQERTVPLPSFAAGTISYMNNNPGCTDATRQNTTPNCVSSLSPAQVRQMDPAGVGESPQILALFKNRYPAPNDLTSGDGLNSAGFRFNSPVPDNHTVYTGRVDYGLTSKIKIFGIGNVSRENQVTGAQQFPGDAPSQQFVDRSYRYAAGMNWEISQSKFNQLTYGSVVADYNYAQPSNPEGLYQIGFGNGFTPTLVDNPYSSPSGSSNRHVVTSQVNDNFTWNLGNHQMQLGGYFKWIHFMVDTTSGYDGYSIGLGGHIFSTPGLEPANILPSDSTASEYYDNAFVSSLGRVASTSGTFNYDAGGNVLAQPSSSARKWLDFQTQPYISDSWKIKPNLTINAGLNYQFFTVPYETQGLETIQTTGFDEYFAAREAQSAAGASGNSAVPFVTYVLGGKKNNGPGFYKSNLHDFAPHVGFAYSPSFDSSTVFNGSASMVYDRTVINAILNQQIQFSYLFQQNVTNQNGNNSDATGSVGTDPRIASAPTVTAPATPKTPFQPWVTAGVPVGLQGGQFNTTVDPNLKTPYSILLSFGMQHQFQGSMVLKVNYVGRLGRRLLAQADAAQLIDFTDAASQQTMNQAMQNIEREVRAGRDPANLPAEPWFEHQLPSGYNGKLPNKTSAAASSNPNLVEIGDFADFIQALSPNLQPNVGMSAQFGENTIFTNKGFSSYNGLLVTLQKNLSHGIQFDVNYTWSHSIDNTSEVAADGAASGYGFVCDAVHPRECRGNSDFDTKHYLTSDFTYSLPLGRGKAFFGTLPRVADELIGGWSVSGIPSWHSGQAWSPLSNAFVAGFSNDAPAIFNGDTHAVRRGIHKEPNGSVSVFADPAAAVAAFSGPVGLTIGSRNILRGPQYFNMDAGLAKTFALIPDRNVNFKFRADAFNVLNHPNFDDLDYGSYGGNDNITATTNFGQLTATNGNPRVLQLSGRIEF, encoded by the coding sequence ATGCGCAGAAGTCTTCGAGGAATTATGCTTTTTGCCGCACTGTTTGTCGTACCTGCGATTATTTACGCGCAAACCACGGCAAGCGTGAACGGTACCATCTCCGACCCATCGGATGCAGTCATTCCTGGCGCCATAATCCTTCTGGCGAACGCCTCCACCGGTGTCCATTACGAGGTCAAGTCGGATGCGGCGGGTTCCTATCGCTTCGCGAATGTTCCTCCGGGCCCGGGCTATTCAATGCAGTTCAGCGCTCAGGGCTTCTCTCCGCTTAAAGTCAATGACATCTATGTAAACGTTGCAAATTCGCGTTTGCAAAATGCGAAGCTGAGCCCAGGAACCGCAACGGTTGAAGTGCAGGTCGTCGATACGTCAGACGTGACGCTCAACACGACCGACGGCAGCGTCGGCAACAACTTCCAGATATCGAAGTTGCAGGACCTTCCCGTGTATGACCGCAGTTCGCCGGGCGTGCTGTTTACCTTGCAGCCCGGCATCACATCGAGCGGCGCAACCACCGGCGCACGTACCGACCAGAACAATGTGACGGTCGATGGCCTGGACGTAAACGACGCCTATAACGGCGGTTTTGCCATCATCACCAGCGGTGCCCCGGTCGACTCGATCCAGGAGTTCCGAGGCACCACCGCCGGGTTCACTGCGGCCAACGGCCCTGGAAGCGGCGGACAGTTCCAGCTCGTAACCCGCAGCGGCACAAACCAGTGGCACGGCAACATCAACGAGTATCACCGCGACAACTCCACCACGGCGAACAACTGGTTTAATGCCAATGCCGGCGTTCCGCAGCCGGAGCTGGTCCAGAACCAGTTCGGCGGTTCCGTCGGCGGCCCAATTCTGCACGACAAGCTTTTCTTCTTCTTCAACTTTCTGGGCTCGCGTATCGCCCAGCAGTCAGCGCAAGAGCGTACTGTTCCTCTGCCCTCGTTCGCTGCGGGCACTATCTCTTACATGAACAACAACCCGGGCTGCACCGACGCTACTCGGCAGAACACTACCCCCAACTGCGTCTCCTCACTCTCGCCCGCACAGGTACGGCAGATGGACCCGGCTGGCGTGGGAGAAAGTCCGCAGATCCTGGCCCTGTTCAAGAACCGCTACCCGGCACCAAACGATCTCACCTCGGGTGACGGGCTAAACAGTGCTGGCTTCCGCTTCAATTCGCCTGTGCCAGACAATCACACCGTCTATACCGGACGTGTCGACTATGGCTTGACCTCGAAGATCAAGATCTTCGGCATCGGCAACGTCTCACGTGAAAACCAGGTAACCGGCGCACAGCAGTTTCCCGGCGATGCGCCATCACAACAGTTCGTCGACCGCAGCTATCGGTATGCAGCCGGCATGAACTGGGAGATCAGCCAGTCGAAGTTCAACCAACTTACCTACGGAAGCGTCGTCGCGGACTATAACTACGCTCAACCCTCCAATCCCGAAGGACTCTACCAGATCGGCTTTGGTAATGGATTCACGCCCACGCTCGTTGACAATCCTTACTCCAGCCCCTCGGGCTCATCGAATCGCCATGTGGTCACCTCACAAGTGAATGACAACTTCACCTGGAACCTGGGAAACCACCAGATGCAACTGGGCGGCTACTTCAAGTGGATTCACTTCATGGTGGACACGACGAGTGGGTATGACGGGTACAGCATTGGTCTCGGCGGCCACATCTTCAGCACGCCTGGTCTCGAGCCTGCGAACATCCTGCCGTCGGATAGCACGGCATCGGAGTACTACGACAATGCCTTTGTCTCTTCGCTAGGGCGTGTTGCGAGCACCAGCGGCACCTTCAACTATGACGCTGGCGGCAACGTGCTGGCGCAGCCTTCTTCCTCAGCTCGCAAATGGCTCGACTTCCAGACGCAGCCTTACATCAGCGATAGCTGGAAGATCAAGCCGAATCTCACGATCAATGCTGGGTTGAACTACCAGTTCTTTACCGTTCCTTACGAGACGCAGGGGCTTGAAACTATTCAGACAACCGGTTTCGACGAGTACTTCGCAGCACGCGAGGCGCAGAGTGCTGCCGGCGCGAGTGGAAATTCTGCCGTGCCGTTTGTAACGTACGTGCTTGGGGGCAAGAAGAACAACGGTCCTGGCTTCTACAAGTCGAACCTCCATGACTTCGCTCCCCACGTCGGCTTTGCCTATAGCCCAAGCTTCGATTCATCCACTGTCTTCAACGGCAGCGCGAGCATGGTGTATGACCGCACCGTTATCAACGCGATTCTCAATCAGCAGATTCAGTTCTCCTACCTGTTTCAGCAGAATGTCACGAATCAGAATGGCAATAACTCGGATGCTACCGGTTCCGTCGGAACCGATCCGCGCATTGCCAGTGCACCGACCGTAACGGCTCCGGCTACACCCAAGACTCCCTTTCAACCCTGGGTCACCGCCGGTGTTCCCGTGGGTCTGCAGGGAGGTCAATTCAACACGACGGTCGATCCAAACCTCAAGACGCCGTATTCCATCCTGCTCAGCTTTGGGATGCAGCACCAATTCCAAGGGTCTATGGTGCTCAAGGTCAACTATGTTGGTCGCCTCGGCCGCAGGCTGTTGGCGCAGGCCGACGCAGCCCAGCTTATCGACTTTACGGATGCTGCATCGCAACAGACGATGAACCAGGCAATGCAGAACATCGAGCGTGAAGTTCGCGCCGGAAGGGACCCGGCAAACCTGCCTGCGGAACCATGGTTCGAGCATCAGCTGCCTTCTGGTTATAACGGTAAGCTGCCAAATAAGACCTCGGCTGCCGCTTCCTCTAACCCTAACCTGGTCGAGATTGGCGACTTTGCCGATTTCATCCAGGCGCTCTCTCCCAACCTCCAACCTAACGTGGGAATGTCCGCCCAGTTCGGCGAAAATACCATTTTCACCAACAAGGGCTTCTCGAGCTATAACGGCCTGCTCGTCACGCTGCAAAAGAACCTCAGCCATGGCATACAGTTCGACGTGAACTACACCTGGTCGCATTCTATCGACAATACCTCGGAGGTTGCGGCCGACGGTGCGGCCAGCGGATACGGGTTTGTCTGCGATGCCGTGCATCCGCGCGAGTGCCGTGGCAACTCTGACTTCGACACCAAACACTACCTCACCAGCGACTTCACTTACTCACTGCCCCTTGGTCGCGGAAAAGCCTTCTTCGGTACTCTGCCGCGGGTAGCCGACGAGCTGATCGGTGGCTGGAGCGTGAGCGGTATTCCATCGTGGCACAGTGGTCAGGCGTGGTCGCCGCTCTCGAATGCCTTCGTCGCCGGGTTCTCAAACGATGCGCCGGCAATCTTCAATGGCGATACACATGCCGTCAGGCGTGGCATCCATAAGGAACCCAACGGTTCGGTAAGCGTCTTCGCTGATCCTGCTGCAGCAGTTGCAGCGTTCTCCGGGCCGGTGGGTCTTACTATCGGAAGTCGCAACATTCTCCGTGGACCCCAGTACTTCAACATGGATGCGGGACTGGCGAAGACGTTCGCGCTGATCCCGGACAGGAACGTTAATTTCAAGTTCCGGGCAGACGCATTCAACGTCCTCAACCATCCCAACTTTGACGATCTCGATTATGGAAGCTATGGCGGGAATGACAACATTACTGCTACAACCAACTTCGGCCAACTGACGGCCACGAATGGAAATCCTCGCGTGCTGCAACTCTCAGGCCGTATCGAGTTCTAG